Proteins encoded by one window of Halomonas chromatireducens:
- the fliF gene encoding flagellar basal-body MS-ring/collar protein FliF: MTQVEVLVLDEADRMLSMGFIPDVNAIIHMVSSSVPELAAEDVTVVDQGGRLLSMPGANRRGLDATQLDYIAEVERSFQQRIENILAPILGQQNVRAQVAAQIDFSRREETNERFGPNQPPNEAAVRSRQSSVSYSGGDDLAMGIPGALSNTPPGIAPSPINLPVDEDGELIEEAEQELLALSNLRQDGVINYEVDRNIEHVQHRQGQVQRLSAAVVVDYREQRDEDGDLQRVPLSDVEVAQIERLVRQAMGFSQARGDEIEVVNSPFSRAVDDDELLEWWQSPEVHNLALTIGRYLLVALGALLAYLLILRPLIKRHTQQPMLASAPGTGLRVRVDDETPEGIDGELEDDLESTRTYKKPKRKRKSSAYEDHLADLRELAQEDPRMIAMIVRSWMNKE; encoded by the coding sequence CTGACTCAGGTCGAGGTGCTGGTGCTCGACGAGGCGGACCGCATGCTGTCGATGGGCTTCATTCCCGACGTCAATGCCATCATCCACATGGTATCCAGCAGCGTGCCCGAACTGGCCGCCGAAGACGTCACGGTGGTCGACCAAGGCGGTCGCCTGCTTTCCATGCCCGGGGCCAACCGCCGCGGCCTGGATGCCACGCAGCTCGATTATATCGCCGAGGTCGAACGCTCCTTCCAGCAGCGCATCGAAAATATCCTGGCACCGATTCTGGGCCAGCAGAACGTGCGGGCCCAGGTGGCAGCCCAGATCGACTTCTCGCGCCGCGAAGAGACCAACGAACGATTCGGCCCCAACCAGCCACCCAACGAAGCCGCGGTGCGCAGCCGCCAGTCCAGCGTTTCCTACAGCGGTGGCGACGACCTGGCCATGGGCATCCCCGGGGCCCTGAGCAATACGCCTCCCGGTATCGCGCCCTCCCCGATCAACCTGCCGGTCGATGAGGATGGCGAACTCATCGAGGAAGCCGAGCAGGAGCTGCTGGCACTGAGCAATCTGCGCCAGGACGGCGTGATCAACTATGAGGTCGACCGCAACATCGAGCATGTCCAGCACCGCCAGGGGCAGGTGCAACGCCTGTCCGCCGCGGTGGTGGTGGACTATCGCGAACAACGCGATGAAGACGGTGACTTGCAGCGCGTACCGCTGAGCGATGTGGAAGTTGCCCAGATCGAGCGGCTGGTGCGTCAGGCCATGGGCTTCTCCCAGGCCCGTGGCGACGAAATCGAAGTGGTCAACAGCCCCTTCAGCCGCGCCGTCGACGACGACGAACTGCTGGAGTGGTGGCAGTCCCCCGAGGTCCACAACCTGGCACTGACCATCGGCCGCTACCTGCTGGTGGCACTGGGCGCCCTGCTCGCCTACCTACTGATCCTGCGTCCGCTGATCAAGCGTCATACGCAGCAGCCCATGCTGGCCTCGGCGCCGGGCACCGGCCTGCGTGTCAGGGTTGACGATGAGACCCCGGAAGGCATCGACGGCGAACTGGAAGACGATCTGGAGTCGACACGGACTTACAAGAAGCCGAAGCGCAAGCGCAAGTCCTCGGCCTATGAAGACCACCTGGCCGATCTGCGTGAACTGGCCCAGGAGGATCCACGCATGATCGCCATGATCGTTCGCAGCTGGATGAATAAAGAATGA
- the tmk gene encoding dTMP kinase encodes MQQRGRFITLEGGEGVGKSTNLAWVAQWLTARGVEVVRTREPGGTPRAEAIRELLLDPSGDEPLDVDAELLLVFAARAQHLAQQIRPALERGAWVLCDRFTDATFAYQGGGRGIPALRIAELERFVQRDLQPDLTLLLDMPVASAQRRLQGRLSANGEARDRFEQERSDFFEAVRSAYLERASSAPERMAVVDADAPLEVVQARLAACLDARVTPWL; translated from the coding sequence ATGCAGCAGCGTGGACGTTTCATCACCCTCGAGGGCGGTGAAGGAGTCGGCAAGTCGACCAACCTCGCCTGGGTGGCCCAGTGGCTGACGGCACGGGGCGTCGAGGTGGTCCGTACCCGCGAGCCGGGCGGCACCCCGCGTGCCGAGGCCATACGTGAACTGCTTCTGGACCCTTCCGGCGACGAACCCCTCGATGTGGATGCCGAACTGCTGCTGGTCTTCGCCGCTCGCGCCCAGCACCTGGCGCAGCAGATTCGCCCGGCGCTCGAGCGGGGTGCCTGGGTCCTGTGCGACCGTTTCACCGATGCCACCTTTGCCTATCAAGGCGGTGGGCGCGGCATCCCTGCTTTGCGCATTGCCGAACTCGAGCGGTTCGTCCAGCGCGATCTTCAGCCCGACCTGACGCTGCTGCTCGACATGCCGGTGGCCTCGGCTCAGCGACGCCTGCAGGGGCGTCTGAGCGCCAACGGCGAGGCGCGGGATCGCTTCGAGCAGGAGCGCAGCGATTTTTTCGAAGCGGTGCGTAGCGCCTATCTGGAACGCGCCTCCAGCGCACCGGAACGCATGGCGGTCGTCGATGCCGATGCGCCCCTGGAGGTAGTACAGGCTCGCCTCGCCGCCTGCCTGGATGCCCGGGTGACGCCATGGCTATAG
- a CDS encoding flagellar assembly protein FliH, protein MSDRSPSPPEQSASWRRWQMGELQDEKRRSEAERAAKPAEDHARQERFRRQAELKALREKTLREARDEGFKAGFDEGRAQGHAQGLEEGRREAERELKLLTREVLAPLKPLAEQFSEALAVLDEEVANDMVELALATGRQLAGEALKARPRQVLELVRALLHTDPPLTGQQRLWLHPLDHKLVEQHLGQELGAAGWKLQPDDQLSRGGCRVTSASGELDATWESRWQAVKAQVRRRRPATPAAEDEQE, encoded by the coding sequence ATGTCTGATCGCTCCCCCTCGCCCCCCGAGCAGTCGGCGTCCTGGCGCCGCTGGCAGATGGGGGAACTCCAGGATGAGAAACGCCGCAGCGAGGCAGAGCGAGCCGCGAAGCCGGCAGAGGACCACGCGCGCCAGGAGCGTTTTCGCCGTCAGGCCGAGCTCAAGGCCCTACGCGAGAAGACCCTGCGGGAGGCCAGAGACGAGGGGTTCAAGGCCGGCTTCGATGAGGGACGTGCCCAAGGGCATGCCCAGGGCCTGGAGGAGGGTCGCCGTGAAGCCGAGCGCGAGCTGAAGCTGCTCACCCGTGAGGTCCTGGCGCCGCTCAAGCCGCTGGCGGAGCAGTTTTCCGAAGCCTTGGCCGTGCTCGACGAGGAAGTGGCCAACGACATGGTCGAGCTGGCACTGGCCACCGGGCGCCAACTGGCCGGCGAAGCCTTGAAGGCCCGCCCACGACAGGTGCTGGAACTGGTCAGGGCACTGCTGCACACCGACCCGCCCCTGACGGGACAGCAGCGCCTATGGCTGCATCCCCTGGACCACAAGCTGGTGGAACAGCATCTCGGCCAGGAGCTGGGGGCCGCCGGCTGGAAACTTCAGCCCGACGATCAGCTCAGCCGCGGCGGCTGTCGCGTCACCAGCGCCAGCGGCGAGCTCGACGCCACCTGGGAGAGCCGGTGGCAGGCGGTCAAGGCCCAGGTGCGTCGCCGGCGCCCTGCCACACCCGCAGCGGAAGACGAACAGGAGTGA
- the fliI gene encoding flagellar protein export ATPase FliI encodes MPETLAQPRNPHQARWQQTLQHVRERVETVPGFRASGRVLRATGMVIEAIGLRVALGNACRIELVSPGSSESPRFAEAEVVGFAGERLFLMPLTEITGLMPGARVYPLGDGPDHTARRFPLGESLLGRVVDGNGEPLDGFGPLDNAPRAPLSTPPLNPLARAPINEQIDVGIRAINALLSVGRGQRMGLFAGSGVGKSVLLGMMARYTGADVIVVGLIGERGREVQDFIDNILGEEGRRRAVVVAAPADTSPLQRLQGAAYATRLAEGFRDQGKNVLLIMDSLTRFAMAQREIALAIGEPPATKGYPPSVFAKIPSLVERAGNAERGRGSITAFYTVLTEGDDQQDPIADSARAILDGHIVLSRTLAEAGHYPAIDIEASISRVMTHIIDDEQLAMTQAFKRLFSRYQRNRDLISVGAYSPGHDPQLDEAVQRYPLLEQFLQQSIHENASIEASRQVLTETLGVRQ; translated from the coding sequence ATGCCCGAGACCCTGGCACAACCACGCAATCCGCACCAGGCACGCTGGCAGCAGACGCTGCAGCATGTCCGCGAGCGCGTGGAGACTGTGCCGGGCTTTCGTGCCAGCGGGCGCGTACTGCGGGCCACGGGCATGGTAATCGAAGCCATTGGTCTGCGGGTCGCCCTGGGCAACGCCTGTCGCATCGAGCTGGTTTCACCGGGTAGCAGTGAATCACCGCGCTTTGCGGAGGCCGAAGTGGTCGGGTTCGCCGGCGAACGACTGTTCCTGATGCCGCTCACGGAGATTACCGGCCTGATGCCGGGTGCCCGCGTCTACCCACTGGGCGATGGGCCCGACCACACGGCGCGCCGCTTTCCGCTCGGTGAATCCCTGCTGGGCCGGGTGGTGGATGGCAACGGCGAGCCACTCGACGGCTTCGGCCCGCTGGACAACGCTCCCCGGGCACCGCTCTCTACCCCGCCGCTCAACCCGCTTGCCCGTGCCCCGATCAACGAGCAGATCGACGTCGGCATTCGCGCCATCAACGCGCTGCTCAGCGTGGGCCGTGGCCAACGCATGGGGCTGTTCGCCGGATCGGGCGTAGGCAAGTCGGTACTGCTGGGCATGATGGCCCGCTATACCGGTGCCGATGTCATCGTTGTGGGGTTGATCGGTGAACGGGGACGCGAAGTTCAGGACTTCATCGACAATATCCTCGGCGAAGAGGGCCGCCGCCGCGCCGTGGTGGTAGCGGCTCCGGCCGACACCTCGCCGCTGCAGCGCCTGCAGGGTGCCGCTTATGCCACGCGCCTGGCCGAAGGCTTCCGCGACCAGGGCAAGAACGTGCTGCTGATCATGGATTCGCTGACCCGCTTCGCCATGGCCCAGCGCGAGATCGCACTGGCCATTGGCGAGCCACCCGCAACCAAGGGCTATCCGCCCTCGGTCTTCGCCAAGATCCCCAGCCTGGTGGAACGCGCCGGCAATGCAGAACGCGGCCGGGGCTCGATTACCGCTTTCTACACGGTGCTGACGGAAGGCGACGATCAGCAGGATCCGATTGCCGATTCGGCCCGTGCCATTCTCGATGGTCATATCGTACTGTCCCGGACGCTGGCTGAAGCGGGGCACTACCCCGCCATCGATATCGAAGCCTCTATCAGTCGCGTCATGACACACATCATCGACGACGAGCAGTTGGCCATGACCCAGGCCTTCAAGCGGCTGTTCTCTCGCTACCAGCGCAACCGGGACCTGATCAGCGTGGGGGCCTACAGCCCGGGCCACGACCCCCAGCTCGACGAGGCAGTCCAGCGCTATCCGCTGCTGGAGCAGTTCCTCCAGCAGAGCATTCATGAAAATGCCTCGATCGAGGCCTCTCGACAGGTTCTTACTGAGACCCTAGGAGTCAGGCAATGA
- the fliJ gene encoding flagellar export protein FliJ: protein MSASSQLAMLGDLARDARDQAGQLLAGERMSERQVAAQLDALSQYRLEYAERLQAAMRDGIDPASMHNYQQFLASLDAALQRARDALDSQQQRVQQSQQQWQQEQKRLSAYDTLSSRRNAELQKHEARREQRNSDEMAAGRLLRQRPERDS from the coding sequence ATGAGTGCATCATCACAGCTTGCCATGCTGGGCGATCTCGCCCGGGATGCCCGCGACCAGGCCGGCCAACTGCTGGCCGGTGAGCGCATGAGCGAACGTCAGGTTGCTGCCCAGCTCGACGCCCTCAGCCAATATCGGCTGGAATACGCAGAGCGGCTTCAGGCGGCCATGCGAGACGGCATCGATCCTGCCAGCATGCATAACTACCAGCAGTTCCTCGCCTCCCTGGATGCTGCCCTCCAGCGCGCCAGGGACGCACTGGACTCGCAGCAGCAGCGCGTTCAGCAGAGCCAGCAACAGTGGCAACAGGAGCAGAAGCGCCTGTCGGCCTACGACACTCTTTCCTCCCGCCGCAACGCCGAACTGCAGAAGCACGAAGCGCGGCGCGAGCAACGCAACAGTGACGAAATGGCCGCCGGAAGGCTGCTTCGCCAGCGCCCCGAGCGCGATTCGTGA
- a CDS encoding flagellar hook-length control protein FliK, which translates to MDIQMMLSALPGKPMSKAQPGAEAAGGHFALALAGAGRSQPDAKAALPAQLSAQQQEGARPSMAAQQVLLQALSVHDPDLVADMEAVPLPDTLSLSDIMERLTLIEGNQPAGTRPLVDATDPQTINMQAIAEQAAVAEPDSSADHAVAALAAADALRQAAPPARPLGDAPATAKVSLNGAQALSTPQQASRDVAESTPRPGFLAQIDSSTAERPMRTAEFVRTAETAAVPQLTAGDLRGMSTDTLRPAVIEPTAPSLQTAQQPAGTATQAMPTPATPAQASLPAPVQGQAWTGQLGQQLVQFARLGGEQQIEMKLNPAELGPLSITLKMTEQGAQAQFLSAHAQVRQVLEQAIPQLREALAEQGISLGETSVGEQRQQEGQAFASQENQRGSGADETDAHLPSATDIGLAENVTGVSLDGRVNLYA; encoded by the coding sequence ATGGATATTCAGATGATGCTGTCCGCCCTTCCGGGCAAGCCCATGAGCAAGGCCCAGCCGGGTGCCGAAGCAGCCGGTGGCCACTTCGCCCTGGCCCTGGCCGGTGCCGGTCGATCGCAGCCGGATGCCAAGGCAGCGCTCCCCGCCCAGCTGTCTGCCCAGCAGCAAGAAGGCGCCAGGCCCTCCATGGCGGCACAGCAGGTGCTGCTACAGGCCCTGAGCGTCCATGATCCGGATCTTGTTGCGGACATGGAAGCGGTGCCCCTGCCCGACACGCTGTCACTCTCCGACATCATGGAGCGCCTGACGCTGATCGAGGGAAATCAGCCCGCCGGGACTCGTCCGCTTGTCGATGCCACTGACCCGCAAACAATCAACATGCAAGCAATAGCCGAGCAGGCTGCCGTAGCAGAGCCTGATTCGTCTGCCGACCACGCCGTTGCTGCTCTCGCAGCAGCCGATGCGCTACGTCAGGCCGCCCCCCCCGCTCGCCCCCTCGGTGACGCCCCTGCAACTGCGAAGGTATCGCTGAATGGCGCCCAGGCTCTCTCGACACCACAGCAAGCAAGTCGAGATGTGGCTGAAAGCACGCCGCGCCCGGGCTTCCTCGCCCAGATCGATTCAAGCACGGCCGAGAGACCCATGCGGACCGCTGAATTTGTCCGAACTGCCGAGACGGCTGCCGTACCTCAGCTGACCGCAGGAGACCTGCGTGGCATGAGCACGGATACGCTCCGCCCGGCGGTTATCGAACCGACAGCGCCAAGCCTGCAGACAGCCCAACAGCCCGCCGGCACTGCAACCCAGGCCATGCCAACCCCGGCAACACCTGCCCAGGCCAGCCTGCCCGCGCCGGTGCAAGGCCAGGCCTGGACCGGCCAGCTTGGCCAGCAGCTGGTGCAGTTTGCCCGCCTCGGGGGCGAGCAGCAGATCGAGATGAAGCTCAACCCGGCCGAGCTGGGTCCGCTCTCCATCACCCTGAAGATGACCGAGCAGGGAGCACAGGCGCAGTTCCTCTCCGCCCATGCACAGGTACGCCAGGTACTCGAGCAGGCCATTCCGCAGCTGCGCGAAGCTCTGGCCGAACAGGGTATTTCCCTGGGAGAGACCTCGGTCGGCGAGCAGCGTCAGCAAGAGGGCCAGGCCTTTGCCAGCCAAGAGAACCAGCGGGGCAGCGGGGCCGATGAGACAGACGCCCATCTGCCTTCCGCGACCGATATCGGCCTGGCAGAGAATGTAACGGGCGTCAGCCTGGATGGCCGGGTGAATCTCTACGCCTGA
- the fliL gene encoding flagellar basal body-associated protein FliL — translation MAKSTGGSSKLLWLMILLVLMSTAAAGVAIYLVMNDRSDGSGNMQGQQLERQAPIFLKIDPFTVNLADDDFGSRLLYAGLSLKVGNEETRALLHEHMPQVRSRLLMLFSGKQASELTSPEGKRRLGDEVIAVLSEPLTQPQPPLDIRDVLFTEFIVQ, via the coding sequence ATGGCGAAATCGACGGGTGGCTCATCCAAGCTGCTGTGGCTGATGATACTGCTGGTACTGATGTCCACGGCGGCAGCCGGGGTAGCAATCTATCTGGTCATGAACGATCGCAGTGATGGCTCCGGCAACATGCAGGGACAGCAGCTCGAGCGTCAGGCGCCGATCTTTCTCAAGATCGACCCCTTCACCGTGAACCTCGCCGACGACGACTTCGGTTCCCGACTACTGTATGCCGGGCTGTCGTTGAAGGTAGGCAACGAGGAGACACGTGCGCTTCTCCATGAACACATGCCCCAGGTGCGCAGCCGCCTCTTGATGCTGTTTTCCGGCAAGCAGGCAAGCGAGCTCACTTCACCGGAGGGCAAGCGTCGCCTCGGCGACGAAGTCATCGCCGTTCTCTCCGAACCGCTGACCCAGCCGCAGCCACCCCTGGATATACGGGACGTGCTGTTCACCGAGTTCATCGTGCAATAA
- the fliM gene encoding flagellar motor switch protein FliM, whose amino-acid sequence MSQDDLLSQDEIDALLKGVSGDDEPAAGSSEASRIRPYDPASQHRVIRERLQALDIINERFARHFRMGLFNLLRRSADITVDSVRYQSYSDFSRNVPVPTNINIIAMKPLRGSALIVFPPNLVFMVVDNLFGGDGRFLTKSEGREFTNTEQRIIQRLLRLAIEAYEESWKSVYPLEIQYLRSEMQSKFANITNSPNEIVVNTNFNIEVGNLSSNFQICIPYTMVEPVRDLLANPLNDSHHDQDGTWSKRMAGQIRHSEVELIANFADVPSRIAHVMALKVGDVLTLELPETVFASVDGVPVMECDYGSQHEQRALRVIRIIDHGAQNSVSPDAFKKGAAPQAKESKHD is encoded by the coding sequence ATGTCCCAAGACGATCTGCTGTCACAGGATGAGATCGACGCCCTGCTAAAGGGGGTCAGCGGAGACGACGAACCTGCTGCAGGCAGCAGTGAGGCGTCTCGCATCCGTCCCTATGATCCCGCGTCCCAGCATCGCGTCATACGCGAGCGCCTGCAGGCCCTGGATATCATCAACGAACGCTTCGCGCGGCATTTCCGCATGGGGCTGTTCAACCTGCTGCGCCGTAGTGCGGACATTACAGTGGATTCGGTACGCTACCAGAGCTACAGCGATTTCTCGCGCAACGTGCCGGTGCCGACCAATATCAATATCATCGCCATGAAGCCGCTGCGCGGTTCGGCGCTGATCGTATTCCCCCCCAACCTGGTTTTCATGGTGGTGGACAACCTGTTCGGCGGCGACGGACGCTTCCTGACCAAGTCCGAGGGAAGGGAGTTCACCAACACCGAACAGCGCATCATTCAGCGGCTTCTACGACTGGCCATCGAAGCCTACGAGGAGTCGTGGAAGTCCGTCTATCCGCTGGAGATCCAGTATCTTCGCTCGGAGATGCAGTCCAAGTTCGCCAATATCACCAACTCGCCAAACGAGATCGTGGTAAATACCAACTTCAATATCGAAGTCGGCAATCTCTCCAGCAATTTCCAGATCTGCATTCCCTATACAATGGTCGAGCCAGTGCGGGACCTGCTGGCCAACCCGCTCAACGACAGCCATCACGACCAGGACGGTACCTGGTCGAAGCGCATGGCCGGCCAGATCCGCCACTCTGAGGTGGAGCTCATCGCCAATTTTGCCGATGTTCCCAGCCGCATTGCTCATGTAATGGCGCTGAAGGTCGGGGACGTACTGACGTTGGAGCTTCCGGAAACCGTTTTCGCCAGCGTGGATGGCGTTCCGGTCATGGAGTGCGACTACGGCAGCCAGCACGAGCAGCGCGCGCTGCGTGTCATTCGCATCATCGATCATGGTGCGCAGAACTCAGTTTCACCTGATGCCTTCAAGAAGGGCGCTGCGCCTCAAGCCAAGGAATCCAAGCATGACTGA
- the fliN gene encoding flagellar motor switch protein FliN — MTDPKKPDQNIPDDDPWAEAMAEQEAAETPAEDDPWAEAMAEQEAASGPADDDDPWAEALAEQEASESSEQQAASAAQAASAPVAQAAGDRIFRPLDKGSEAGTARDLEMIMDIPVKLTVELGRTKLTIKQLLELAQGSVIELDGLAGEPMDILINGYLIAQGEVVVVDDKYGIRITEIITPSERVQKLNR; from the coding sequence ATGACTGATCCCAAGAAACCCGATCAGAATATTCCCGACGACGACCCCTGGGCGGAAGCCATGGCCGAACAGGAAGCGGCGGAAACCCCGGCCGAAGACGACCCCTGGGCGGAAGCCATGGCTGAGCAGGAAGCAGCCAGCGGCCCAGCTGACGATGACGACCCCTGGGCCGAGGCGCTGGCCGAGCAGGAAGCCAGCGAGTCCAGCGAACAGCAAGCAGCAAGCGCTGCCCAGGCTGCCTCTGCACCGGTTGCCCAGGCGGCCGGCGACCGCATTTTCCGTCCCCTGGACAAGGGCAGCGAAGCCGGTACGGCTCGCGACCTGGAAATGATCATGGATATCCCGGTCAAGCTGACCGTGGAGCTGGGCCGCACCAAGCTGACCATCAAGCAACTGCTGGAACTCGCCCAGGGTTCTGTGATTGAGCTGGACGGCCTGGCCGGTGAGCCCATGGACATACTGATCAACGGCTACCTGATCGCCCAGGGTGAAGTGGTCGTGGTGGATGACAAGTACGGCATCCGTATCACCGAGATCATTACACCCTCCGAAAGGGTCCAGAAGCTCAACCGATGA
- the fliO gene encoding flagellar biosynthetic protein FliO yields MKDTPSSEAQATGLESLAVGGDALVGMATLGKTAAALGLVIAIILVCTALLKRWGPQRRAAGGHLQIVGSTVLGSRERLVIVEVEGTWLILGVGGGQINKLHELAAPERPSEPEIAELQGERFATRFARALKHNAGLGGPGRGTS; encoded by the coding sequence ATGAAAGACACCCCCTCCTCCGAGGCTCAGGCAACAGGGCTGGAGTCTCTGGCTGTCGGCGGCGATGCCCTGGTAGGCATGGCGACGCTGGGCAAGACCGCTGCCGCCCTGGGACTGGTCATCGCCATCATCCTGGTCTGCACGGCGCTGCTGAAGCGCTGGGGGCCACAGCGTCGTGCCGCCGGAGGGCATTTGCAGATCGTCGGCAGTACCGTCTTGGGAAGCCGCGAGCGACTGGTGATCGTGGAGGTGGAAGGCACCTGGCTCATCCTCGGCGTGGGCGGTGGCCAGATCAACAAGCTGCATGAACTGGCGGCACCCGAGCGGCCCAGCGAGCCTGAAATCGCCGAGCTGCAGGGGGAGCGTTTTGCCACCCGCTTTGCCCGTGCCCTCAAGCACAACGCCGGACTGGGAGGCCCCGGTCGGGGAACGTCATGA
- the fliP gene encoding flagellar type III secretion system pore protein FliP (The bacterial flagellar biogenesis protein FliP forms a type III secretion system (T3SS)-type pore required for flagellar assembly.) — MAMPLTATAQQLPGIVSQPLEDGGQQWSIQLQTLLLLSAMAFLPAALLMMTGFTRIIIVLSLLRTAMGTQATPPNQVLLGLALFLTFFVMAPVFSIVYETAWVPLTGDEINFDEFLLLAQQPFREFMLAQTREPDLALFARLAEVGPMQGPEDVPLRILVPAFVTSELKTAFQIGFTIFIPFLIIDLVVASTLMSLGMMMVPPATISLPFKLMLFVLVDGWQLIIGSLAESFYI; from the coding sequence ATGGCCATGCCGCTAACGGCTACCGCCCAGCAGCTGCCCGGTATCGTCAGCCAGCCGCTGGAAGATGGCGGGCAGCAGTGGTCGATCCAGCTGCAGACCCTGCTGCTGCTCAGCGCCATGGCCTTCCTGCCGGCGGCGCTGCTGATGATGACCGGCTTCACCCGAATCATCATCGTGCTGAGCCTGCTGCGCACCGCCATGGGCACCCAGGCGACGCCGCCCAATCAGGTGCTGCTGGGCCTGGCGCTGTTTCTGACCTTCTTCGTCATGGCGCCGGTCTTTTCCATCGTCTACGAAACGGCCTGGGTACCGCTGACCGGCGACGAGATCAACTTCGACGAATTCCTGCTGCTGGCCCAGCAGCCGTTCCGCGAGTTCATGCTGGCCCAGACCCGGGAGCCCGACCTGGCGCTGTTCGCCCGGCTGGCGGAGGTCGGCCCCATGCAGGGGCCGGAGGACGTCCCCCTGCGCATTCTGGTGCCGGCCTTCGTGACCAGTGAACTGAAGACGGCGTTCCAGATCGGCTTCACCATCTTCATTCCCTTTCTGATCATCGACCTCGTGGTAGCCAGCACCCTGATGTCGCTGGGCATGATGATGGTTCCGCCGGCCACGATCTCCCTGCCTTTCAAGCTGATGCTGTTCGTGCTGGTGGATGGCTGGCAGCTGATCATCGGCTCGCTGGCGGAAAGTTTCTATATATAG
- the fliQ gene encoding flagellar biosynthesis protein FliQ, with amino-acid sequence MTPEMVMGTAYQGMRVTLLLAGPLLITALLTGLTVSLFQAATQINEMTLSFIPKILGVFTVLVFAGPWLLKLITDFTRNLFTNIPSMLM; translated from the coding sequence ATGACACCGGAAATGGTAATGGGCACCGCCTACCAGGGTATGCGCGTCACGCTCTTGCTGGCCGGCCCGCTGCTGATCACCGCACTGCTGACCGGCCTGACCGTGAGCCTGTTCCAGGCCGCCACCCAGATCAACGAGATGACACTTTCGTTCATCCCCAAGATCCTGGGCGTCTTTACCGTACTGGTATTCGCCGGCCCCTGGCTGCTCAAGCTGATCACGGACTTCACCCGCAACCTGTTCACCAATATCCCCAGCATGTTGATGTGA
- the fliR gene encoding flagellar biosynthetic protein FliR — translation MVEVTFAQLHGWLVILFWPFVRITSFLVASPLWGHSSVPNQAKIGLAFLVTLVIAPVLPPMPDVPIVSWAGFGLMVEQMLIGIAIGLVMHVVFAVVQAAGEFIGLQMGLAFATFFDTGSGTNTMILSRIFFMITLLMFLALGGHLMVLEALATSFYSLPVGIGTFNPAAFEMMVRYGGTIFVAGMSLALPLVGSLLIINLAMGILNRSAPQLTVFNIGFPTSLTVGLILLMVLMTDMGRFLQRLFSNGLQFMYQLIDMLAPLG, via the coding sequence ATGGTCGAGGTGACCTTTGCCCAGCTTCACGGCTGGCTGGTAATCCTGTTCTGGCCCTTCGTGCGGATTACCTCCTTTCTGGTCGCCTCACCGCTGTGGGGCCACTCCAGCGTACCCAACCAGGCCAAGATCGGCCTGGCGTTCCTGGTGACGCTAGTGATCGCCCCGGTTCTGCCCCCCATGCCCGACGTGCCGATCGTCTCATGGGCCGGTTTCGGCCTGATGGTAGAGCAGATGCTGATCGGCATAGCCATCGGCCTGGTCATGCATGTGGTATTCGCCGTGGTCCAGGCCGCGGGGGAGTTCATTGGCCTGCAGATGGGCCTCGCCTTCGCCACCTTCTTCGATACCGGCAGCGGCACCAACACCATGATCCTGTCGCGAATCTTCTTCATGATCACGCTGCTGATGTTCCTGGCCCTGGGTGGACACCTGATGGTGCTGGAAGCGCTGGCAACCAGCTTCTATAGCCTGCCGGTCGGCATAGGCACCTTCAACCCTGCGGCCTTCGAGATGATGGTGCGCTACGGCGGCACCATCTTCGTTGCCGGCATGTCGCTGGCCCTGCCGCTGGTCGGATCGCTGTTGATCATCAACCTGGCCATGGGCATCCTCAACCGCTCGGCGCCACAGTTGACGGTATTCAACATCGGCTTCCCAACCTCCCTCACCGTGGGCCTCATCCTGCTGATGGTGTTGATGACCGACATGGGCCGTTTTCTCCAGCGCCTGTTCAGCAATGGCCTGCAGTTCATGTACCAATTGATCGACATGCTTGCCCCTCTGGGGTAA